A window of Candidatus Eisenbacteria bacterium contains these coding sequences:
- a CDS encoding prolyl oligopeptidase family serine peptidase: MMPRYRNISIIYILPILFIGLSMSQDAGAGAPEAALPSLADTLEIGRWHLIGPVPMGPRDGGVEPLDAMRPNGAWPPDLTARLATWLVPGGWVSWEALPDSAIGERGRISIEWPDLNWTDRMDEWGFPGLLNAGYLYAQFTVPAACRALANVQHTSSFRLNGDWFPGAPYALAPYRVPVILKAGVNRILLCTTGYGTNLWGTFHLAPLPEALWLDGSDAVIPDIVAGLDLDAPIGIPVWNATSGESGPIRLEAVVPGLGPVGSRSLQGVAPLSLRKPDIPIKISWISIAPLLKQLKPSTEDPDGEEDQPQDRSLPIIITAKSILKVSDSSHLAAVPETLSIPIRKPNEARRVSFISKLDLSPQFFALLPPSNPHAAESRALIFSVHGASVDALNQAQAYKAKEWAYLIAPTNRRPYGFDWQDWGRRDALEVLDIALNTLPIDPDRVCLTGHSMGGHGTWAIGVHHFDRFAAMAPSAGWSHFDLYVPMTLRRGALVGDPVMEGFWHRMRIGDKVPLHIGNVKGLPVFVLHGGSDDNVPPTHGRFLSAELQAKGGEVKYVEVPGKGHWWDDDSGEPGAACVDHPEMMAIFQEARRNPWPTEVEYILCDPTVDGGTRSWVEVLEQVEPLRESWVRARMAGWGRLEVETRNIAALALRPEKWVEDPLPQQGTPQRPRSKWHIVINDQELEVNSSLPLILVQKDSGLFFQKNKIQWEAVPPDSHGGRFLRNRPEPGHVHGLKSGFMSPFVFVYGASGTAEEKDAGLQVARILARQWAYRGNGDAPILSDREIEGLRLSTDEAARGFFKRTGQVDNRLKHFEGRNDYSPRLILIGNEESNTLLRDLADESILRVRRNAVEIRQGAEWIGPVTEMRGAGLLSGDFSVTALIPDPMDPARVACLWGGTSARAILRSASVNPFYAGAGWPDFLLFNDSFQENGWAGFYGAGLWINK, translated from the coding sequence ATGATGCCACGATACCGCAACATCTCCATCATTTACATTTTGCCGATCCTGTTCATTGGACTATCGATGTCCCAAGACGCTGGAGCCGGCGCGCCGGAGGCAGCCCTCCCCAGCCTCGCCGATACCCTCGAGATAGGCCGCTGGCATCTGATAGGACCTGTGCCGATGGGACCCCGGGACGGCGGTGTCGAACCGCTCGATGCCATGCGTCCCAACGGAGCTTGGCCCCCCGACCTCACGGCGCGGCTGGCGACTTGGCTGGTTCCAGGCGGATGGGTCTCGTGGGAAGCGCTGCCGGACTCCGCTATCGGCGAAAGGGGGCGCATCTCCATCGAGTGGCCCGACTTGAACTGGACGGATCGGATGGATGAGTGGGGATTCCCCGGGTTGCTGAATGCAGGCTACCTCTATGCGCAATTCACCGTTCCGGCGGCTTGCCGCGCGCTCGCCAATGTACAACACACATCATCCTTTCGACTCAACGGCGATTGGTTCCCCGGAGCGCCTTATGCATTGGCGCCGTATCGTGTACCGGTCATCCTAAAGGCCGGCGTCAATCGTATCCTGCTCTGTACAACCGGCTACGGCACCAACCTTTGGGGCACCTTCCATCTCGCCCCGCTTCCCGAAGCCCTGTGGCTGGATGGGAGCGATGCGGTCATCCCGGATATCGTAGCGGGACTTGATCTCGACGCCCCCATCGGGATTCCCGTTTGGAACGCGACGTCCGGCGAGAGCGGTCCGATCCGGCTGGAGGCGGTGGTTCCCGGCTTGGGGCCGGTCGGCTCCCGGTCGCTTCAGGGTGTCGCGCCCCTTTCCCTTCGAAAACCGGATATCCCGATCAAGATCTCCTGGATATCGATCGCGCCATTGCTTAAACAATTGAAGCCATCCACGGAAGATCCGGATGGCGAAGAGGATCAGCCGCAAGATCGCTCTCTTCCCATCATCATCACCGCCAAGTCGATCTTAAAAGTGTCGGATTCAAGCCACCTCGCGGCGGTTCCGGAGACTCTTTCGATCCCCATCCGCAAACCGAATGAAGCCCGGCGTGTCTCCTTTATTTCCAAGCTAGACCTCTCTCCCCAGTTCTTCGCTCTGCTGCCGCCGAGCAATCCGCATGCAGCGGAATCCCGCGCTCTCATCTTTTCGGTTCACGGCGCCAGTGTCGACGCTTTGAATCAGGCCCAGGCCTATAAGGCCAAAGAGTGGGCCTATTTGATCGCTCCCACAAACCGGCGGCCCTACGGCTTCGATTGGCAGGATTGGGGCCGGCGGGACGCTCTTGAAGTATTGGACATCGCGCTGAACACGCTCCCCATCGATCCCGACCGGGTCTGTCTAACAGGCCACTCAATGGGTGGGCACGGAACCTGGGCGATCGGCGTTCACCACTTTGATCGCTTTGCCGCCATGGCGCCCAGCGCCGGTTGGTCTCACTTTGATCTTTACGTGCCGATGACGCTTCGAAGAGGCGCCTTGGTGGGGGATCCCGTCATGGAAGGCTTCTGGCACCGCATGCGAATCGGTGACAAGGTCCCCTTACACATTGGCAATGTAAAAGGTCTTCCGGTCTTCGTGCTTCACGGCGGCTCCGATGATAATGTGCCGCCGACCCACGGCCGTTTCCTCTCCGCGGAGCTTCAAGCAAAGGGCGGCGAGGTGAAATATGTAGAAGTCCCCGGCAAGGGTCACTGGTGGGATGACGATTCGGGTGAACCCGGCGCAGCTTGTGTCGATCATCCTGAAATGATGGCGATCTTTCAGGAAGCCCGGCGGAATCCTTGGCCCACCGAGGTGGAGTATATCCTTTGCGATCCGACGGTGGACGGAGGGACGCGGTCTTGGGTGGAGGTTTTGGAACAGGTCGAGCCGCTGCGGGAATCCTGGGTGCGGGCCAGGATGGCCGGTTGGGGCCGTTTGGAAGTTGAAACGCGGAACATCGCGGCCCTGGCCCTCAGACCTGAAAAGTGGGTCGAGGATCCTTTGCCGCAGCAGGGGACCCCTCAGCGGCCCCGGTCGAAATGGCACATTGTCATCAATGACCAGGAACTGGAAGTCAATTCATCGCTGCCCCTGATCCTTGTGCAAAAAGATTCCGGGTTGTTCTTTCAGAAAAATAAAATTCAATGGGAGGCCGTCCCTCCTGACAGCCACGGCGGACGATTCCTGCGCAATCGGCCGGAACCGGGCCATGTTCATGGACTCAAGTCCGGTTTCATGTCTCCTTTTGTTTTTGTATATGGCGCCTCGGGAACGGCCGAGGAGAAGGATGCGGGGCTTCAGGTCGCCCGAATCCTGGCGCGACAGTGGGCTTATCGCGGCAATGGAGATGCTCCCATCCTCTCTGATCGAGAGATTGAGGGTCTGCGATTATCCACGGACGAGGCGGCGCGAGGGTTTTTCAAGCGAACGGGGCAGGTGGATAATCGCCTTAAACACTTCGAAGGACGAAACGATTATTCTCCCCGGCTTATTCTTATCGGAAATGAGGAATCAAATACGCTTCTGCGGGATCTAGCTGATGAGTCCATCCTCCGGGTCCGGCGGAATGCTGTTGAAATCCGCCAAGGAGCCGAGTGGATCGGTCCGGTCACGGAGATGCGGGGAGCGGGCCTCTTGAGCGGCGATTTCTCCGTGACGGCGCTGATACCCGATCCCATGGATCCGGCGCGTGTGGCGTGTCTTTGGGGCGGCACCTCGGCGCGTGCGATCCTCCGCAGCGCGTCGGTGAATCCCTTTTATGCCGGAGCCGGATGGCCTGATTTCTTATTGTTCAATGATTCATTTCAAGAGAACGGTTGGGCGGGGTTTTACGGCGCCGGTTTATGGATCAACAAATGA
- a CDS encoding MBL fold metallo-hydrolase, producing the protein MKDNLIGYSKALYASWFYYRPARLLLDSGEGVIHHLKKRIFGIQKIFITHGHEDHIAGLPSMVNLRNLSNGPREAPLAIYYPKGDPWIAYLIDYLDKKQKDQLRYKLSWFPIEAGAEIPLEFTRRQVRVSAFKVEHAPDRTCLGYRIEEQRRRLRAAHDGLEPMEIKRLIADIGREKVLEDFWHPLLVYTGDTMPLPDTHDCVGAEILMIDSTFLDRIGMEGSGHSCIEANMELAVQANVKHLILTHLSGRYKETELLASINDSVKRFGRPPRLGYFFEEQYIELPALEG; encoded by the coding sequence ATGAAGGATAACCTGATCGGATACTCAAAGGCCCTCTACGCCTCGTGGTTTTATTACAGGCCGGCGCGGCTTCTGCTGGATTCCGGCGAGGGGGTTATCCATCACCTGAAAAAGAGAATCTTTGGGATCCAGAAAATTTTTATCACTCACGGGCATGAGGACCATATCGCAGGCTTGCCCAGCATGGTCAATCTCCGCAACCTGAGCAACGGCCCCCGCGAAGCTCCGCTGGCCATCTATTATCCCAAGGGGGATCCCTGGATCGCTTATCTAATCGACTACTTGGACAAGAAACAGAAGGATCAACTTCGTTATAAGCTCAGCTGGTTCCCGATCGAGGCCGGCGCGGAGATCCCGCTCGAGTTCACCCGGCGACAAGTGCGGGTCTCAGCCTTTAAAGTAGAACACGCTCCCGATAGAACCTGCCTCGGCTATCGCATCGAAGAGCAGCGGCGGCGTCTGCGGGCGGCGCATGACGGCTTGGAGCCGATGGAGATTAAAAGACTCATCGCGGACATAGGACGGGAGAAGGTTTTGGAGGACTTCTGGCATCCCCTGCTGGTCTATACGGGCGACACAATGCCGCTGCCGGATACCCATGACTGCGTGGGCGCCGAGATCCTCATGATCGATTCGACCTTTCTTGATCGAATCGGCATGGAGGGAAGCGGCCACAGTTGTATCGAGGCCAATATGGAGCTGGCGGTGCAGGCGAATGTTAAACATCTAATTCTCACACATCTTTCCGGGCGTTATAAAGAGACGGAATTATTGGCTTCTATTAACGATTCAGTAAAGCGCTTTGGACGCCCTCCGCGCTTAGGATACTTCTTCGAGGAGCAGTACATCGAACTCCCCGCCCTGGAGGGTTGA
- a CDS encoding winged helix DNA-binding domain-containing protein produces MKSFTIPLSLARRMALDAQGLYGDSKHPKGKEGIARTIEHLGYIQIDTISVIERAHHHTLWTRKSDYHFEMLHELQAADRRIFEYWGHAASYLPMSDYRFYKPRMRRFEQPKSAWAAQCIKEHGHLMQGILKRIRAEGPLSSKDFKPPADTKRGDWWSWKPAKVALELLFWKGDLMISERRHFQRLYDLTERVLPESIDTRIPDDDELGDFLVHRALSAHGVAREREIRDHIRGAEKGIISKSLARSVDAGDVVPVTFEGDPQNQYFALPKMIKRAQRIKQRDPRLFLLSPFDNFIIQRERLQSLFSFDYTLECYVPAAKRKYGYFVLPILWGEEFIGRIDPVADRKAKKLTIRKMILEADRGKIGDFFPCLAKTLVDFSRFNHCDEILIENIRPAGLKRRLMKLIKGYQ; encoded by the coding sequence ATGAAATCATTCACTATTCCACTTTCACTGGCCCGTCGCATGGCGCTCGACGCCCAAGGGCTCTACGGCGATTCGAAACATCCCAAAGGGAAGGAAGGGATTGCCCGGACCATTGAACACCTGGGCTATATTCAGATTGATACAATATCAGTCATTGAACGCGCGCATCATCACACTTTGTGGACACGCAAATCCGATTATCATTTCGAAATGCTTCACGAACTTCAGGCGGCGGACCGCCGGATCTTCGAGTATTGGGGGCATGCCGCATCTTATCTGCCGATGTCCGACTATCGGTTTTACAAACCCCGCATGAGAAGATTCGAACAGCCTAAAAGCGCGTGGGCGGCGCAGTGCATAAAAGAACATGGGCATCTGATGCAGGGAATCCTTAAACGAATCCGCGCAGAAGGCCCTTTGAGCTCCAAGGATTTTAAGCCGCCGGCGGATACAAAACGCGGGGACTGGTGGAGTTGGAAGCCGGCGAAAGTCGCCCTGGAGCTTCTTTTTTGGAAGGGCGATCTGATGATTTCGGAGCGCCGCCACTTCCAGAGGCTTTATGACCTCACCGAAAGAGTTTTGCCGGAGTCCATCGATACGCGGATACCGGATGATGATGAACTGGGCGATTTTCTCGTCCATCGCGCCCTCTCGGCCCATGGGGTCGCCCGGGAACGGGAAATTCGAGATCATATTCGCGGCGCGGAGAAGGGGATCATTTCAAAATCGCTGGCGCGTTCGGTCGATGCAGGCGATGTCGTGCCGGTTACTTTTGAGGGGGATCCGCAGAATCAGTATTTCGCCCTGCCCAAGATGATAAAGAGGGCTCAACGAATCAAACAGAGGGACCCCCGTCTCTTTTTACTTTCGCCGTTTGATAATTTCATTATCCAGAGAGAGCGACTGCAATCACTCTTTTCCTTCGACTACACCCTCGAGTGCTATGTCCCCGCAGCAAAGAGAAAGTACGGGTATTTCGTTCTTCCGATTCTCTGGGGAGAGGAATTCATCGGCCGCATCGATCCTGTCGCCGACCGAAAGGCGAAAAAACTGACGATCCGCAAAATGATCCTGGAGGCGGATCGTGGAAAAATCGGAGATTTCTTTCCCTGTCTGGCGAAGACGTTGGTTGACTTTTCCCGATTCAATCACTGCGATGAGATTCTAATTGAGAATATTAGACCAGCAGGCTTAAAACGCAGGCTTATGAAATTGATAAAGGGATATCAATAG
- a CDS encoding tetratricopeptide repeat protein: protein MLESPLPDVKILLLGSPRVLYAGKPFIIKRRKALALLAYLAVTQRRHTREALAAFLWPDTDAARAHAYLRNAIWILKKSPVGKFLEADYEGVELRPGVDLWVDVSVFFDEVEAAAKRSKAAGEMPATRAHCEKAAELYGDHFLAGFGLGDNFAFDEWLLFQEEKCRAALIRILKFLISIHEKQNQIDRAIDYAVRLLSLDFFNESVLRRLMALYALLGRRGAALNLFEKSERLFKKEMGMSLSAETTALRDKIVFENNRIKTDSGRDRILTTNFIESPTPFLGREMELKKLHELFAMPQVRLLTLVGSGGVGKTRLATKVAGEIAGKFIDGVHFVPLAAVDSKEFLVPSILKALGAPFYHRSEAKLKKAGLTTDHWKSLLYNFLREKQMLLVLDNLEQLVGSVDVIAGIIRQAPGVKVLGTSRERLHLQGEWVMDLQGLPYPEPGTEPSQYEVYSAVQLFVQTANRMGVEFSPAPEDLAAVAGVCRRLQGSPLGIELAATWVRTLTCHEIAEELDSNFDFLVSRHENIPDRHRSLRNVFEQSWRILAKNEQTCFRRLSVFHGTFAREAAEKISGCSILTLRSLIDKSLLLPAGHEQYQIHEVLRQYAGEKLESDAGEHRATIDRYTRFYLNKLVEAGVKLKGPEQKEYLEALAREGGNIRVAWLHAAKDGLFALMTKAFLGIFLFYDIQNRYQEGADISGESLELINKRSRSTQRTLFGLLLASQGWFNKFLDPNRSRDLIERSLNCFKAPNSNTHVAFVTILAVILGRWLTLEEIQKELLKSLSIFEAEDDRWGMALSLEVLSFSLRTVDPRRALNYARQSLRLRRQIRDHWGVALSLFILGWAAEERKMYYVAGRRFQESLGIRDKLGVDPDGAVSCLASQGYVTRQTGRFIEALQIFERCLQRSRKTGNRLRIMRMLAQIAVIHYELDDFPRARLCLNEALPIAETLGTESWMGILRSLYANIFIFEGDLGEAHSHLQQVATSQPFEADDRDQTVFLVPDRELQPKNPWGHLAMARLAFREQRYQESRSSLKRAIHLSLEDRETPTWLECLVEIANIEIEKGVPDKDNRESAEKILEMVRHHPVLSPLGRRLGERNAIRPAMSEPILESVRDADKELLELSARLLCGD, encoded by the coding sequence GTGTTGGAGAGTCCTTTGCCGGATGTGAAGATACTGCTATTGGGATCTCCAAGGGTCCTTTATGCTGGAAAGCCGTTTATCATTAAACGCCGCAAAGCATTGGCGCTTCTCGCTTATTTGGCCGTAACGCAACGCCGCCATACGCGTGAAGCGTTGGCCGCCTTTCTTTGGCCCGACACCGACGCCGCCAGAGCCCACGCCTATCTCCGCAATGCCATTTGGATTCTGAAGAAAAGCCCCGTTGGTAAGTTTCTGGAGGCGGATTACGAGGGTGTCGAACTCAGACCCGGCGTGGATTTGTGGGTTGATGTTTCTGTGTTTTTCGATGAGGTGGAAGCTGCGGCCAAACGCTCCAAAGCCGCCGGTGAGATGCCCGCCACCAGGGCACATTGTGAAAAGGCGGCCGAATTGTACGGGGATCATTTCCTGGCCGGATTTGGTCTTGGCGACAACTTTGCATTTGATGAATGGTTGTTGTTCCAGGAAGAGAAGTGCAGGGCCGCTCTCATAAGAATATTGAAATTTCTGATTTCGATTCATGAAAAACAAAATCAAATCGATAGAGCGATTGATTATGCGGTTCGATTGTTGTCCTTGGATTTCTTCAATGAATCGGTACTGCGCCGCCTGATGGCCCTTTATGCCCTCCTGGGGCGGCGCGGAGCGGCCTTGAACTTATTTGAAAAGAGCGAACGGCTTTTTAAAAAGGAAATGGGAATGTCGTTAAGCGCCGAAACGACGGCGCTCAGAGACAAGATCGTATTCGAAAATAATAGGATCAAAACGGATTCAGGCCGCGATAGAATCTTAACGACAAACTTTATTGAATCGCCGACACCGTTTCTTGGCCGCGAAATGGAGTTGAAAAAGCTTCATGAGCTTTTCGCTATGCCGCAGGTGCGGCTGCTGACCCTGGTGGGATCCGGAGGCGTCGGGAAAACGCGCTTGGCCACGAAAGTAGCCGGCGAAATCGCGGGAAAATTTATCGACGGAGTTCATTTTGTTCCATTGGCGGCGGTTGATTCGAAGGAATTTCTTGTCCCCTCTATTTTAAAAGCGCTTGGAGCGCCGTTTTATCATCGATCGGAGGCCAAATTAAAAAAGGCGGGTCTGACAACAGATCACTGGAAATCTCTGTTATATAATTTTCTCCGGGAAAAGCAGATGTTGCTGGTCTTGGATAATCTTGAACAATTGGTCGGTAGTGTCGATGTCATCGCCGGCATCATCCGGCAGGCCCCCGGCGTAAAGGTCCTTGGAACCTCCCGGGAACGCCTTCACCTACAGGGCGAGTGGGTGATGGATTTGCAGGGTTTGCCTTATCCCGAACCGGGGACGGAACCATCCCAATATGAAGTTTATAGCGCCGTACAACTCTTCGTGCAGACGGCGAATCGTATGGGAGTTGAGTTCTCACCGGCGCCGGAAGACCTCGCGGCGGTGGCCGGGGTCTGCCGGCGTCTTCAGGGGAGCCCATTGGGGATTGAGCTCGCCGCGACCTGGGTCAGAACATTAACCTGTCATGAAATCGCCGAGGAACTTGATTCAAATTTCGATTTTCTGGTGAGCCGGCACGAGAACATTCCCGATCGTCACCGCAGCTTGCGGAATGTTTTTGAGCAATCCTGGAGGATCTTAGCAAAAAACGAACAGACCTGCTTCCGGCGGCTGTCGGTATTTCATGGAACCTTTGCTCGTGAAGCGGCGGAAAAGATCTCGGGATGTTCGATCCTGACATTGAGGAGTCTAATTGATAAGTCCCTGCTGCTCCCGGCAGGCCATGAACAATACCAGATTCATGAGGTGCTGCGGCAATATGCCGGTGAGAAGTTAGAGAGCGATGCCGGAGAACATAGAGCCACAATAGACCGATATACCCGTTTTTACCTCAATAAACTGGTGGAAGCCGGTGTAAAACTGAAGGGACCGGAACAAAAGGAATATCTCGAAGCATTGGCGAGAGAGGGCGGGAATATCAGGGTTGCCTGGCTTCATGCCGCGAAAGACGGGTTATTCGCTCTCATGACGAAAGCCTTTCTGGGGATATTTCTTTTCTATGACATTCAAAATCGATATCAAGAAGGCGCTGATATCAGTGGAGAGTCCCTGGAATTGATAAATAAGCGAAGCCGATCCACACAGCGCACGCTGTTCGGGCTTCTGCTTGCATCGCAAGGCTGGTTTAACAAGTTTTTGGATCCCAACCGGAGTCGCGATCTTATTGAGAGGAGCTTAAATTGCTTTAAAGCACCCAATTCAAACACACATGTCGCTTTTGTGACGATTCTTGCCGTCATATTGGGTCGATGGTTAACTCTTGAAGAAATTCAAAAGGAGTTGTTAAAGAGCCTTTCGATCTTTGAGGCTGAAGATGATCGATGGGGCATGGCTCTTTCTTTGGAGGTGCTCTCCTTTTCTCTTCGAACGGTCGATCCTAGGAGGGCGTTGAATTATGCAAGACAGAGTCTTCGGCTGCGCCGGCAAATTCGGGATCATTGGGGTGTCGCATTATCTCTCTTTATACTGGGATGGGCGGCGGAAGAGCGCAAAATGTATTATGTGGCCGGAAGGCGTTTTCAAGAAAGCCTGGGCATACGTGATAAGTTAGGTGTTGATCCTGACGGCGCTGTCTCATGTCTCGCGAGCCAGGGGTATGTCACCCGGCAAACAGGCCGGTTCATTGAAGCCCTTCAGATTTTTGAAAGATGTCTTCAGAGATCCCGCAAAACAGGGAACCGGCTGAGGATCATGCGAATGCTCGCGCAAATCGCCGTCATCCACTATGAACTTGATGATTTCCCCAGGGCTCGGCTTTGTTTGAATGAGGCTCTGCCCATCGCTGAAACACTCGGTACTGAATCGTGGATGGGCATCCTGCGCTCCCTCTATGCGAATATCTTTATCTTTGAAGGCGATCTTGGTGAAGCCCATTCTCATCTTCAACAGGTAGCAACCTCGCAGCCTTTCGAAGCGGACGATAGAGATCAGACAGTCTTTCTGGTGCCTGATAGGGAACTCCAACCCAAAAATCCATGGGGGCATCTGGCGATGGCGCGCCTTGCTTTCAGGGAACAGCGGTACCAAGAATCTCGATCATCTCTTAAGAGAGCGATCCATCTTTCGCTTGAAGACAGGGAAACGCCGACCTGGCTCGAGTGCCTGGTCGAGATTGCAAATATTGAAATAGAAAAAGGTGTACCCGATAAAGATAACAGGGAATCGGCGGAGAAAATTCTGGAGATGGTGCGCCATCATCCTGTTCTCAGTCCCCTCGGGCGCAGGCTCGGCGAACGGAATGCTATCAGACCGGCGATGAGTGAGCCGATTCTGGAATCAGTGAGAGATGCCGACAAAGAACTTCTTGAGTTGAGCGCCCGGCTATTATGCGGCGACTAA
- a CDS encoding nucleotidyltransferase domain-containing protein, with the protein MPTFEISRQDIIDTLHKGLADSALILAAWLGGSDASGRTDEYSDIDMQVIVEDDHVEETFDLVHKILDDLSPTELRYRFPEPTWHGHSQELLRLRGTDPNHMLDFVVMKKSIQDRLLEPERHGVPLILFDRGVLLEPPSLDWKAHREKMGKRLADLRVTFPLLQPLVTRGVHRRHIAESALAYQVLTMKPLVELLRMRYCPERYDYSLRYLDRDLPDDVRKEIEILAYPQTPEHLLKLHHQAVGRFRQQLDALDRSEWGLPSPE; encoded by the coding sequence ATGCCCACATTTGAGATATCCCGGCAGGATATCATCGATACCTTGCACAAGGGTCTTGCTGATTCCGCTCTAATTCTCGCCGCCTGGCTGGGGGGCAGCGATGCTTCGGGGCGGACAGATGAGTATTCGGATATTGATATGCAGGTCATTGTAGAAGATGACCATGTTGAGGAGACATTTGATCTTGTTCACAAGATTTTGGATGACCTCTCCCCGACCGAATTGCGCTACCGATTCCCAGAACCAACTTGGCATGGGCATTCACAGGAGTTACTGCGTCTGCGCGGGACGGATCCAAATCACATGTTGGATTTTGTCGTGATGAAGAAGAGTATTCAGGACCGTCTTCTGGAGCCCGAACGTCATGGCGTACCGCTGATTCTTTTTGATCGGGGGGTGCTGCTGGAGCCTCCCTCACTGGATTGGAAAGCGCATCGGGAGAAGATGGGAAAGAGGCTGGCCGATCTTCGGGTCACCTTTCCCCTGCTGCAGCCACTGGTGACCCGCGGTGTTCACCGGCGTCATATTGCAGAGAGCGCCTTGGCCTATCAGGTTTTGACGATGAAACCCCTCGTCGAATTGTTGCGGATGCGGTACTGCCCGGAACGGTACGATTACAGCCTTCGGTATCTGGACCGGGATCTACCCGATGATGTGCGCAAGGAAATTGAAATCCTCGCCTATCCACAAACCCCCGAACATCTATTGAAACTGCACCATCAAGCGGTGGGCCGATTCAGGCAACAGCTGGATGCCCTTGACCGGAGCGAATGGGGGCTGCCCTCTCCGGAGTGA
- a CDS encoding S41 family peptidase — protein MAFTKMGRSCPGSRYLGFLILALILATLSKGWAQAGRMPEDVPADAAKRAAIIDSISADLNKTYIFLDVAEKMERHLRDRLKNGDYDDLVTVAEFARILTEDLQSISHDLHLGVRYIDPERMAEMTAEREPEDAQARRMTELARTNFDFKKVEILPGNIGYLRFDSFIGAEYAGPTAIAAMNFLAHCKALIIDLRNNGGGDPSLIQLITGYFFEEPVHLNSFYIRQSGTTKQFWTAAYVEGPRMPDTDLYVLTSGYTFSGAEEFSYNLKNLERATIVGDTTGGGAHPVAPALYPELNVMLRVPYGRAINPISGTNWEGTGVAPDLVVPEKEALDYAYMLALQKIKEHETDEDAIFLADWNLVRLESQLHPVAIDVSVLESYSGVYGPRRLTVEEGQLYYQREGRSKLAAIPMGDRLFRFEEADYFRIEVVLDEAGDPIKLIGHYNDGRQDESLRSEAD, from the coding sequence ATGGCCTTCACGAAGATGGGTAGAAGTTGTCCTGGATCCCGTTACCTCGGCTTCCTCATCCTGGCCCTCATCCTGGCGACTCTCTCGAAGGGATGGGCTCAGGCGGGCCGGATGCCGGAAGATGTGCCGGCCGATGCGGCCAAGCGCGCGGCGATCATTGACTCCATCAGCGCCGACCTCAATAAGACCTATATCTTTCTCGATGTCGCTGAGAAAATGGAGCGGCATCTGCGCGACCGGTTGAAGAATGGCGACTATGATGACCTGGTGACGGTGGCCGAGTTTGCCAGGATCCTCACCGAGGATCTGCAATCGATCAGCCATGATCTTCATCTGGGCGTCCGGTATATCGATCCCGAACGAATGGCGGAGATGACGGCCGAACGAGAGCCGGAGGATGCACAGGCCCGCCGGATGACGGAACTTGCCCGGACAAACTTCGACTTTAAGAAGGTCGAGATACTTCCAGGCAATATCGGCTATCTTCGTTTCGACAGCTTTATTGGTGCGGAATACGCCGGTCCGACGGCTATCGCCGCCATGAATTTTCTGGCTCACTGCAAGGCCCTGATCATAGATCTACGCAACAACGGGGGCGGTGATCCAAGTTTGATCCAGCTCATCACCGGTTATTTCTTTGAAGAGCCGGTACACCTGAACAGTTTCTATATCCGGCAGAGCGGCACGACCAAACAATTTTGGACGGCTGCTTATGTTGAAGGGCCTCGCATGCCCGACACCGATCTCTATGTCCTGACAAGCGGATATACATTTTCAGGAGCCGAGGAGTTCAGCTATAACCTCAAGAATCTGGAACGGGCCACAATCGTCGGTGATACGACCGGAGGCGGCGCCCATCCGGTGGCGCCGGCGCTTTACCCCGAACTGAATGTCATGCTCAGAGTGCCTTATGGCCGGGCGATTAACCCGATCAGCGGCACGAATTGGGAGGGTACAGGAGTCGCCCCGGATCTTGTGGTGCCGGAGAAGGAAGCGCTGGACTATGCGTATATGCTGGCGCTGCAAAAGATAAAGGAACATGAAACGGATGAGGATGCCATTTTTCTGGCCGATTGGAATCTGGTCAGGCTTGAATCACAACTACATCCGGTGGCCATCGATGTCTCGGTTCTCGAATCGTATAGCGGCGTTTATGGCCCCCGGCGATTGACGGTCGAAGAGGGACAGCTATATTACCAAAGGGAGGGACGGTCCAAGTTGGCCGCCATTCCGATGGGGGATCGACTCTTTCGCTTTGAAGAGGCTGATTATTTCCGTATCGAAGTTGTCCTTGATGAGGCTGGAGATCCCATCAAACTCATCGGGCATTATAACGATGGCCGACAGGATGAGTCATTGCGGTCCGAAGCTGATTGA